In the genome of Theropithecus gelada isolate Dixy chromosome 19, Tgel_1.0, whole genome shotgun sequence, the window AGTCTCTGCCCCTCTCCTTTATGCCTTATGGCTTTCTCACATCAGGACCATGGACACAGCTTCATTCTCCAGTTCTCTGGAGAGGCTCTGTTGTTGGTTGGACTGAGGTGTACTTACTCTCCTTTCCTTAAGCAGCTCCAGCCTGCTTTGTTGCAGGCTTCCAGAGAAGCAGTCAGGATCAGGAGTCTTAAAGTCACCCTAATGTATCCCACCTTGGTTGTCCTCTGCCTGTCTGGGTGACTGTGCAGATCCAAGGCTTCTGTTTGTCTCAAGTTCCGTTTCCTTCCTCTAGCTCACATTTGTTCATGTCACAAATTGCCGGCACTGACATGGTCATTATGTACATGAACCACAGCCTATTCTTGCAATACCCTActtcaaaattctttttgtagTATTTCATCAGGCACAAtaatacctgtcatcccagctcttCAGAGGCTACTcagatcccaggagtttgaggccaccctggccaacacagcaggtcctcatctctaaaaatttaTAGGAAGGaattctttttataatatttagtttCCTTTCCTGTGGAATATCAAATGCAGAGTTGTTCTGAGCCAGTATTGGCTGTTCATCTGTCCTATGTTTCTCTTAGTACTTAACATTATcgagtttccatgtagttgctCATCTTGGGGATGAAATGAAGAGCCCGTGGTTGTCCCTAAGATGTAAATGAGTCCAGCCTTAGCAAGGACTTGGGGCAGCTTTCTTCTGAAGAATAGCATGTGAGTGAGGTCATGACATCAGGGCTCTATTCAAATTATGCCATATACCTCTTCTATTTGACAGTATTTCCGTGCCAATAGAAGTAGCCCCGCTTTATGTCTTTCCTTCCCCATTATTGAGAgtgccaatttatttttatttttttatttttttattttttattttttttgagacggagtctcgctgtgtcgcccaggctggagtgcagtggccggatctcagctcactgcaagctccgcctcccgggtttttacgccattctcctgcctcagcctcccgagtagccgggactacaggcgcccgccacctcgcccggctagtttttcgtattttttagtagagacggggtttcaccgtgttagccaggatggtctcgaactcctgacctcgtgatccgcccgtctcggcctcccaaagtgctgggattacaggcttgagccaccgcgcccggccgagagtgCCAATTTATTAGTCCTACACCTTGTCGCTTCTGCTGTTACATTCAACCCAGGACTAATTTTCATATATCTGGACTCCACATCTCACCTATTTTTCTCACTGCTCTGTCTGCAGTGGTCTTCAATATTGACTCATGTATTTTGTATTATGAAGTATatacccattcttttttttcttttgagatggagtttcactcttgtttcccaggctggagtgcaataatgcgatctcagctcactacaacctctgcctcccaggttcaaacaattctacttcagcttcccaagtagctaggattacgggggcccaccaccacatccagctaattttttgggtatttttagtaaagatagggttttgccatgttggcaagactggtcttgaactcctgacctcaggtgatccaccccactcggcctcccaaagtgctgggattacaggtgtgagccaccacgccctgcctctATGAagtatatatccttttttttttttttttttcttgagacagattcttgctctgttgcccacgctggactaggctcactgcaacctccgcctcccaggttcgagtgattctcctgcctcagcctcctgagtagctgggattacaggcgcacgccaccatgcctggctaacttttttgtttttagtagagaaggggttttgccatgttgaccaggctggtctcaaactcctgaccttgtgatccacccgcctcggcctcccaaagtgctgggattagaggcatgagccacgttTCTTGGCCATGTATATACTCATTCTTAACAGTCCCTGACCAAAGGATGTCGTGCTCTAGTCATGTTGTGGTGGCCTGGACATATTCTTTATATAGTACTCACATGTCATCAGCAAATAAGGTCCCACAGGCAAGTTGTTTGCAAATGAAGGAGTTATAGACCCTGCCGTTATTCTGTCTGTTGCCTCATTTAGTCATGCCCTTGACAACATGAGGCCTCCTATATCTGTGATAATGCTAAGCAGCCCCAACCTCAACCTGAACCCAACTCCCTATGCGTGCAGATAACTCCATagactagtttttttgtttgtcagATACTCTTGTAGGTAGACTGCATACTCAACAAAGTCAACATGTACCTCACCAGCGTTTCTTTGCTTTTAGGTTGTTGGCATGGAGGGGAAGATGAGGCAGCACCTTCTAAGCAGAGcacttgtatacatatatacaaagacCAGGGAGGTCATAGTGGAGAAAGGCCTTATGAGTGTGGGGAATATAGGAAATTATTAAAGAACAAGTCCTGCCTCACTGAACCCAGAAGAGATCACAAACACAGGAATGTTCGCACTGGAGAAAGACCTTATGAGTGCAGCAAATATGGGAATTTATTTCACCAAAACCCTACACTCCATATTGGTGAGAGATTTCATACTGGGCAAAAGACCTATGAATGCAGTGAGTGTGGAAAATCATTTCACCAAAGCTCTTCACTCTTGCAGCATCAGACGCTTCACACTAGAGAAAAGCCTTATGAGTGTATTGAATGTGGAAAAGGCTTTGCTGAAAAGTCCGGTCTCATTAACCACAGGAAAGTTCACTCTGGAGCAAAGCGTTACGAATGCAATGAATGTGGGAAGTCCTTTGCTTATACATCTAGTCTCATTAAACACAGGAGGATTCACACTGGAGAGAGGCCTTATgagtgcagtgaatgtgggagATCCTTTGCTGAAAACTCCAGTCTTATTAAACACTTGAGAGTTCACACAGGAGAAAGGCCTTATGAATGTGGTGAGTGTGGAAAATCATTTCGCCGAAGCTCTTCACTCTTGCAGCATCAGAGAGT includes:
- the ZNF586 gene encoding zinc finger protein 586, translated to MAAAAALRDPAQSSVTFEDVAVNFSLEEWSLLNEAQRCLYHDVMLETLTLISSLGCWHGGEDEAAPSKQSTCIHIYKDQGGHSGERPYECGEYRKLLKNKSCLTEPRRDHKHRNVRTGERPYECSKYGNLFHQNPTLHIGERFHTGQKTYECSECGKSFHQSSSLLQHQTLHTREKPYECIECGKGFAEKSGLINHRKVHSGAKRYECNECGKSFAYTSSLIKHRRIHTGERPYECSECGRSFAENSSLIKHLRVHTGERPYECGECGKSFRRSSSLLQHQRVHTRERPYECSECGKSFSLRSNLIHHQRVHTGERHECGQCGKSFSRRSSLIIHLRVHTGERPYECSECKKSFAENSSLIKHLRVHTGERPYECIDCGKSFRHSSSFRRHQRVHTGMRLCK